Within Candidatus Rokuibacteriota bacterium, the genomic segment GCGCGCCTCCTGGCGCGACACTTGAGCGACGAGATCTCTGAGTACCCATCGTTCACGACCCGATGAGCGAGTGAGTGATGCGGCGGGTGTGCCTCGTCAGCTACGACATCTCGGACCCCAGGCGGTGGCGCCAGGTCTACCGGACCATGCGGGGATTCGGCGAGCATCTCCAGTTGTCGGTGTTCTCCTGCGACCTCACGCCGGCGCAGCGCGTGACGATGATCGCGGCCCTCGAGGAGGCGATCGA encodes:
- the cas2 gene encoding CRISPR-associated endonuclease Cas2; this encodes MRRVCLVSYDISDPRRWRQVYRTMRGFGEHLQLSVFSCDLTPAQRVTMIAALEEAIDRDDDQVLLIDLGPSQAQPIQQIEALGRPLSVRDRSPVVL